Proteins co-encoded in one Natronorubrum daqingense genomic window:
- a CDS encoding Lrp/AsnC family transcriptional regulator: protein MVTAFIMIKANTGEADRLRESIQDLDGVQSAHIVAGDVDIIAKAQVDTPAAVKEIAATQIQGISGIENTQTYIAMD, encoded by the coding sequence ATGGTAACAGCGTTTATCATGATCAAGGCGAATACGGGCGAGGCGGATCGACTGCGAGAGAGTATTCAGGACCTCGACGGTGTCCAATCGGCTCACATCGTCGCCGGCGACGTCGACATCATCGCGAAAGCGCAAGTCGACACCCCGGCGGCGGTCAAAGAAATCGCCGCAACCCAGATACAGGGCATTTCGGGCATCGAGAACACGCAGACGTACATCGCGATGGACTAG
- a CDS encoding potassium channel family protein: protein MRFVIIGAGRVGLRTARVLRDEGHEVTLIERDEGMIRRARSQEFTVVDGDGSKEDVLETAGIADADALGALTGDLNVNFTACMIANHHGCRTIMRIDEAYRENIYRTYADEVDEVIYPERLGAISAKNALLGGTIRAIADIAPHLQVVEHTITDEAPTNGYTVNELQLPAHATVLAFGKSGQELELPGDDLSLEVGDRLVVLADYDVLSTIRQLLIGESEREASANAGSDATSSTGGVN, encoded by the coding sequence ATGCGGTTCGTGATTATCGGGGCAGGACGAGTCGGCTTGCGCACGGCGCGCGTCCTCCGAGACGAAGGCCACGAGGTGACGCTAATCGAACGCGACGAGGGGATGATTCGCCGGGCCCGTTCCCAAGAGTTCACCGTCGTCGACGGCGACGGCTCGAAAGAAGACGTGCTCGAGACAGCCGGAATAGCCGACGCTGACGCCTTGGGGGCCCTGACGGGCGACCTAAACGTCAACTTCACGGCCTGTATGATCGCCAACCACCACGGCTGCCGGACGATCATGCGGATCGACGAGGCCTACCGTGAGAACATCTATCGGACGTACGCCGACGAAGTCGACGAGGTGATCTACCCCGAACGGCTGGGTGCCATCAGCGCGAAAAACGCGCTGCTCGGGGGCACGATTCGGGCGATTGCGGATATCGCGCCCCATTTACAGGTCGTCGAGCACACGATCACGGACGAGGCCCCGACCAACGGCTACACGGTCAACGAACTGCAACTGCCCGCACACGCGACCGTCCTCGCCTTCGGCAAATCCGGACAGGAACTCGAGTTACCCGGCGACGACCTCTCGCTCGAGGTCGGTGATCGACTCGTGGTGCTCGCAGATTACGACGTGTTGAGCACGATTCGACAACTGCTGATCGGCGAGTCGGAACGGGAGGCGAGTGCTAACGCGGGCTCGGATGCGACCTCGAGCACAGGAGGTGTGAACTGA
- a CDS encoding Lrp/AsnC family transcriptional regulator translates to MVHAFIMVKTAAGKSEGLLESIRDLEAVSDAHIVAGDYDIIVEIDAAEVYDILQSVSSELQSLEGVTETKTYIAMD, encoded by the coding sequence ATGGTTCACGCATTTATTATGGTGAAGACGGCAGCCGGGAAATCAGAGGGGCTCCTCGAGTCGATTCGTGACCTCGAGGCAGTGTCCGACGCGCACATCGTCGCTGGCGACTACGACATTATCGTCGAGATCGACGCCGCGGAAGTCTACGATATCCTTCAGAGCGTCTCCTCAGAATTACAGAGCCTCGAGGGCGTCACGGAGACGAAGACGTACATCGCGATGGACTAG
- a CDS encoding DUF5813 family protein: MSTLPEEIAAGLESHDAFARADDAFALETTVFETQIDAEPAPDKRAGRFHVTVTLPTLDAAVAGETVASVVEDGWFETLERRLEDVYTVAYTDTHDDPVVEREASNVTVSLEYSAWDAGEGVEDAKTLVEYVEGTYAQGIIPGYEYRGPAATLLENAQGRGQQASEGESGGMPM, encoded by the coding sequence ATGAGCACCCTTCCCGAGGAAATCGCGGCCGGACTCGAGTCTCACGACGCGTTCGCGCGCGCAGACGACGCTTTCGCACTCGAGACGACCGTCTTCGAGACCCAAATCGACGCCGAACCCGCCCCAGATAAGCGAGCCGGCCGATTTCACGTCACCGTCACGCTCCCCACCCTCGACGCCGCCGTCGCCGGCGAGACCGTCGCGTCAGTCGTCGAAGACGGCTGGTTCGAGACGCTCGAGCGACGACTCGAGGACGTCTACACCGTCGCGTACACCGACACCCACGACGACCCGGTGGTCGAACGCGAAGCGAGCAACGTGACGGTCTCACTCGAGTACTCCGCCTGGGACGCCGGCGAGGGCGTCGAGGACGCGAAGACGCTCGTCGAGTACGTCGAAGGAACGTACGCACAGGGAATTATCCCCGGCTACGAGTACCGTGGCCCCGCCGCGACGTTGCTCGAGAACGCACAGGGCCGCGGCCAGCAGGCCAGCGAGGGAGAGAGCGGCGGGATGCCGATGTAA
- a CDS encoding DUF7522 family protein: MATGLLTEDAADQIVTTCRTAIGDSLRSATYFARDDYQQLYLRDDLERDADLSTFIGHEWRGFKTAQTAYDGSELGDYNYTIRVFDNGFLIRVTNDSEGVFVTTDGLTVKDFEEVATALNSFLDSREIE; this comes from the coding sequence ATGGCAACCGGGCTACTCACCGAGGACGCAGCGGACCAGATCGTCACGACCTGCCGAACGGCCATCGGCGACAGCCTTCGGTCGGCGACGTACTTCGCGCGCGACGACTACCAACAACTGTACCTCCGCGACGACCTCGAGCGCGACGCCGACCTCTCGACGTTCATCGGCCACGAGTGGCGCGGCTTCAAGACCGCCCAGACGGCCTACGACGGGTCGGAACTCGGCGACTACAACTACACGATCCGCGTCTTCGACAACGGCTTCCTCATCCGCGTCACGAACGATAGCGAAGGCGTCTTCGTCACGACCGACGGACTCACCGTCAAGGACTTCGAAGAGGTCGCGACGGCGCTCAATTCGTTCCTCGACTCCCGCGAAATCGAGTAA